One segment of Setaria viridis chromosome 4, Setaria_viridis_v4.0, whole genome shotgun sequence DNA contains the following:
- the LOC140222571 gene encoding uncharacterized protein has product MQFSLSRKRTAKEAWDAIAAARIGSDRARKSTLQALRKEWENLAFKPSEDVDDFALRLNTLLQKMVQYSDNTYGKKRAIKKLLRCVPEKYKQIACSIEYLLDLSRMSIEEAIGRLKVVNNDESQPPSGPVIIGGKLHFTQEQWEARQGDRKKGEPSSSTGGRRRGKPRKAPKARRGAEGGARGGAQGDAGDGRGGAQGGAVGEHRPPRDDACHNCGRLGHWAKDCRQPRRGQAHVALAEEEEPALLLAHASIELTPVASAAAVLLHLDEPRAHTFLGDGSSNDKTEGWCVTAAI; this is encoded by the coding sequence ATGCAGTTCTCGCTTTCCAGGAAGCGGACTGCCAAGGAGGCTTGGGATGCCATCGCTGCGGCACGCATCGGCAGCGACCGCGCCCGCAAGTCCACACTGCAGGCACTTCGCAAGGAATGGGAGAACCTGGCCTTCAAGCCAAGTGAGGACGTTGATGACTTTGCTCTCCGTCTCAACACTCTGTTGCAGAAGATGGTGCAGTACAGCGACAACACCTACGGCAAGAAGAGAGCTATCAAGAAGCTCCTCCGCTGCGTACCcgagaagtacaagcaaatCGCTTGCTCGATCGAGTATCTGCTGGACCTCTCCAGGATGTCGATCGAGGAGGCGATAGGTCGCCTCAAGGTTGTCAACAACGACGAGTCACAGCCTCCCTCAGGGCCTGTCATCATTGGCGGGAAGCTCCATTTCACTCAGGAGCAGTGGGAGGCCCGCCAGGGTGATCGGAAGAAaggggagccttcttcctcgacaggcGGCCGTAGGCGCGGCAAGCCACGCAAGGCGCCCAAGGCGCGACGAGGCGCcgagggcggcgcgcgaggaggcgcccaAGGTGATGCTGGCGACGGGCGAGGAGGCGCCCAGGGTGGTGCTGTCGGCGAGCACAGGCCGCCACGAGACGACGCGTGCCACAACTGTGGCAGGCTTGGCCATTGGGCCAAGGACTGTCGACAGCCAAGACGCGGCCAAGCTCACGTCGCActagcagaggaggaggagccggctctgCTCCtggcacatgcaagcatcgagcTAACTCCAGTGGCATCGGCCGCAGCGgttctcctccaccttgacgaGCCGAGGGCACACACCTTCCTCGGCGACGGCTCCAGCAACGATAAGACTGAGGGGTGGTGCgtaacagctgccatttga